The following coding sequences lie in one Eubacterium ventriosum genomic window:
- a CDS encoding prenyltransferase/squalene oxidase repeat-containing protein: MEKLMDGKSNVGIKKAEKVLCMVLAMLMAIVITINVSAGESISKAKIDEYLYTIAYSQQEQVKEPIYGSIDGEWNIIGLARYGAVTKDYISKYKENLLKEVKAKDGVLSTRKYTEYSRVVIALASIDENPTNFGGYNLLKPLAEFDNVNKQGINGSIYALIAIHSSNYKIPKPDKNYTGEVTTVKKLIEYIIKNQNSDGGWSMADKSECDITAMAVQALSFYYTGSDKSVKKSVDKALKFLSRQQNNDGGYSAEGISNCESTAQVLMAISALNINIEDSRFVKNGNTVLNGLLDYYSNGKFSHTKNGGYNHMATEQGFCALTAYYRSLTIMNGFYDMADGISYQKVSKKVLEKKKTAASKTKTIKTVKKTTKKSTKKNTSKSTVSDKDKEETTSVKNNKKSSSSNKKSNKNTKTKSTKNSKSKTNKKVKKSNKKVKKSNKKEESETTVKNSKNNTSDDAKVGEKEAKINDINGKKNQSNRTKIVIGVIAAVVMVIAIIVYIIGKRKAENEK; this comes from the coding sequence ATGGAGAAATTAATGGACGGAAAAAGTAATGTAGGAATTAAAAAGGCAGAAAAAGTACTTTGTATGGTTTTGGCAATGTTAATGGCAATTGTAATAACCATAAATGTTTCAGCAGGAGAAAGCATAAGCAAAGCTAAGATAGATGAATATCTGTATACAATTGCGTACAGTCAGCAGGAACAGGTTAAGGAGCCGATATATGGCTCAATAGATGGAGAGTGGAATATTATAGGTCTTGCCAGATATGGAGCAGTTACAAAAGATTATATTTCTAAATACAAAGAAAATCTTTTAAAAGAAGTAAAGGCAAAAGATGGTGTTTTGTCCACAAGAAAATATACGGAATATTCAAGAGTTGTTATTGCGTTGGCTTCAATAGACGAAAATCCAACAAATTTTGGTGGGTATAATTTGTTAAAGCCATTGGCTGAGTTTGACAATGTAAACAAGCAGGGAATTAACGGCTCAATATATGCTTTAATTGCCATTCACAGCAGTAATTACAAAATTCCAAAGCCTGACAAAAATTATACAGGGGAAGTTACTACAGTAAAGAAATTAATAGAGTATATCATTAAAAATCAAAACAGTGACGGTGGTTGGAGCATGGCAGACAAGTCTGAGTGCGACATTACAGCCATGGCAGTGCAGGCGTTGTCTTTTTATTATACAGGCAGTGATAAAAGTGTAAAAAAATCAGTTGATAAGGCATTAAAGTTTTTAAGCAGGCAACAAAACAATGATGGAGGATATTCAGCAGAAGGCATTAGCAACTGCGAAAGCACAGCCCAGGTTTTGATGGCAATATCAGCTCTTAACATTAATATAGAAGATTCGCGTTTTGTAAAGAATGGAAATACAGTACTTAACGGGCTTTTAGATTATTATAGTAATGGAAAGTTTTCACATACTAAAAACGGTGGTTACAATCATATGGCAACTGAACAGGGTTTTTGTGCTTTGACAGCATATTATAGAAGTTTGACTATAATGAATGGATTTTATGATATGGCAGACGGAATTTCATATCAAAAAGTATCCAAAAAAGTTCTTGAAAAAAAGAAGACTGCCGCTTCCAAAACTAAAACAATTAAAACCGTAAAGAAAACAACAAAAAAGAGTACCAAAAAAAATACCTCAAAAAGCACTGTAAGTGATAAGGATAAAGAAGAAACTACTTCAGTAAAAAATAATAAAAAAAGCAGCAGTTCAAATAAAAAGTCTAACAAGAACACAAAAACTAAATCAACAAAAAACAGTAAATCAAAAACAAACAAAAAAGTAAAAAAATCAAATAAAAAAGTAAAAAAATCAAATAAAAAAGAAGAATCAGAAACAACAGTTAAAAATTCAAAAAATAATACAAGTGATGATGCAAAAGTCGGAGAAAAAGAAGCTAAGATTAATGATATAAATGGAAAGAAGAATCAATCTAACAGAACCAAGATAGTAATAGGCGTTATTGCAGCAGTTGTTATGGTTATTGCAATTATTGTTTATATAATAGGAAAAAGGAAAGCAGAAAATGAAAAATAA
- a CDS encoding ECF transporter S component: MLFKGREYYLAAILIIVISIFLFMWSFEKRKPKTREVVVLAVMTSIATLGRVIFFMLPQFKPCVAIIIITGIMLGKQAGFLCGALTAFVSDFFFGQGPWTPWQMFAFGIIGFISAIVFQKRKYLAYNKVVLCVYGFIMTFVVYGLILDTATVFMYTDRPKISSFMSTYAMGIPFNIVHGIATVVFLLLLAKPLFNKLSRMKEKYGMYNKKDNLN; this comes from the coding sequence ATGCTTTTTAAAGGCAGAGAATATTATTTAGCGGCAATTCTTATTATTGTAATTTCCATATTTCTTTTTATGTGGTCTTTTGAGAAAAGAAAACCTAAAACAAGAGAAGTTGTTGTGTTGGCGGTAATGACTAGTATTGCAACATTGGGCAGAGTAATATTTTTTATGTTGCCTCAGTTTAAACCATGCGTGGCAATAATAATTATTACGGGAATTATGTTGGGAAAACAAGCAGGTTTTTTATGTGGTGCTTTAACGGCTTTTGTGTCAGATTTTTTCTTCGGTCAGGGACCATGGACGCCATGGCAAATGTTCGCCTTCGGAATTATCGGATTCATTTCTGCAATAGTTTTTCAAAAAAGAAAGTACTTAGCCTACAACAAAGTGGTACTTTGCGTATATGGATTTATAATGACTTTTGTTGTGTATGGGCTAATACTTGATACGGCAACAGTTTTTATGTACACGGATAGGCCTAAAATTAGCAGTTTTATGTCAACCTATGCCATGGGAATACCTTTTAATATAGTACATGGAATTGCAACAGTTGTTTTTCTTCTGCTTCTTGCAAAACCACTCTTTAATAAGCTTAGCAGAATGAAAGAGAAATATGGTATGTATAATAAAAAAGACAACTTAAATTAG
- a CDS encoding DUF4430 domain-containing protein encodes MKNKITGKLLVLIISICILLCGCGNSKDDTTGKKSAGKCTISVDCSTIWDNEDMLDKSIKDYVPKDGVILKERTVSYYDGETVYDVLKRELKKDNILMEASFAGDSVYVEGINNIYEFSCGEQSGWMYEVNGVYPGKSCSKYDVEDGDIIKWNYTCKLGKDLEGE; translated from the coding sequence ATGAAAAATAAAATTACCGGAAAATTATTAGTTTTAATTATAAGCATATGTATTTTGCTATGTGGTTGTGGAAACAGTAAGGATGATACAACAGGCAAAAAAAGTGCGGGAAAGTGTACCATATCTGTAGATTGTTCGACTATATGGGACAATGAGGATATGCTTGATAAGTCCATAAAGGATTATGTGCCAAAGGATGGTGTAATTTTAAAAGAGAGAACTGTGTCCTATTATGACGGAGAAACAGTTTATGATGTTTTAAAGAGAGAATTAAAAAAAGACAATATTTTAATGGAGGCATCATTTGCGGGCGATAGCGTGTATGTAGAAGGCATAAATAATATTTATGAATTTTCATGTGGTGAGCAGTCAGGATGGATGTATGAGGTAAACGGAGTTTATCCGGGAAAAAGCTGTAGCAAGTATGATGTTGAAGATGGCGATATAATTAAGTGGAATTATACATGCAAATTAGGAAAGGATTTGGAAGGTGAATGA
- a CDS encoding ABC transporter ATP-binding protein: MEQIKIKDLTFFYNKQEKPAIENLSFNIEKGDFVVLCGKSGCGKSTLLRCLKPIIKPYGKTLGDIIFENEKLEKLSERQQAEKIGFVMQNPEHQIVTDKVWHELAFGLESLGYSTDEIQLRVTEMAEYFGITDLYYNSVNQLSGGQKQLLNLAATMVMGPEILILDEPTAQLDPIAAENFLGTLKKINDELGITVILSEHRLDNVLAYGNKVIVMDSGKIQYCGEPYRILEHNIDEDVLKLMPMATRIYYESGMEGADEKTPISISDGRRWLERLVKNGSKNVEDIEKGLDKEINENIKRNISEDINKKVIVKNDYAIKCKNVWFRYEKASPDIIKGLNFEIKKGEIFAILGGNGTGKTTTMGIISGIRKAYRGKIKINGTVSALPQNVQTLFKEETVEDELIGVSSNLIEKMELINVLKQHPYDISGGQQQKVALAKVLAKNPDILLLDEPTKAIDGIYKESLGRLMMDLKNRGKTIVMVSHDLDFCGQYADRCGLFAQGNLIGVNNVRKFFTKNKFYTTSVNKMAGRSIENAVNKEDVVCFLKAENII, translated from the coding sequence ATGGAACAGATTAAAATCAAAGATTTAACTTTTTTTTATAATAAGCAGGAAAAACCGGCAATAGAAAATCTCTCTTTTAATATAGAAAAGGGAGATTTTGTTGTGCTGTGCGGAAAATCAGGCTGCGGAAAAAGTACTCTTTTAAGATGTTTAAAACCTATAATTAAGCCTTATGGGAAAACTTTAGGTGACATTATTTTTGAAAATGAGAAATTGGAAAAATTAAGTGAAAGACAACAGGCTGAGAAAATAGGCTTCGTTATGCAAAATCCCGAACATCAGATAGTAACGGACAAAGTTTGGCATGAATTGGCTTTTGGTTTGGAGAGCCTTGGGTATTCCACAGACGAAATACAGTTAAGAGTAACGGAAATGGCTGAATATTTTGGAATAACGGATTTGTATTATAATTCGGTAAATCAGCTTTCAGGAGGTCAGAAACAGTTACTTAATCTGGCAGCAACTATGGTAATGGGACCGGAAATATTGATTTTGGACGAACCTACGGCACAGCTTGATCCTATTGCAGCAGAGAACTTTTTAGGAACATTAAAAAAGATAAATGATGAACTTGGAATAACTGTAATTTTGTCAGAACACAGGCTTGACAATGTTTTGGCTTACGGAAATAAAGTTATTGTAATGGATAGTGGAAAGATACAATATTGCGGAGAGCCATATAGAATATTGGAACATAATATAGATGAAGATGTGCTAAAGCTTATGCCTATGGCAACAAGAATTTATTATGAGTCAGGAATGGAAGGAGCAGATGAAAAGACGCCAATATCCATTTCAGACGGAAGAAGATGGCTTGAAAGATTGGTTAAAAACGGAAGCAAAAATGTTGAAGATATAGAAAAAGGTTTAGATAAAGAAATAAATGAAAATATCAAAAGAAATATAAGTGAAGATATAAATAAGAAAGTAATAGTTAAAAATGATTATGCAATTAAGTGCAAAAATGTTTGGTTCAGATATGAAAAAGCCAGTCCTGATATTATAAAGGGATTAAATTTTGAAATAAAAAAAGGTGAAATTTTTGCTATTCTTGGCGGAAATGGAACAGGAAAAACTACAACTATGGGCATAATAAGCGGAATTAGAAAAGCTTATAGAGGAAAGATTAAAATTAACGGAACAGTGTCAGCTTTGCCACAGAATGTGCAGACTTTGTTTAAAGAAGAAACTGTGGAAGATGAACTAATTGGGGTTAGCAGCAACTTAATCGAAAAAATGGAATTAATCAATGTGCTTAAACAGCATCCATATGATATAAGTGGAGGGCAACAGCAGAAAGTTGCTTTGGCAAAGGTTTTGGCAAAAAATCCTGATATTCTGTTACTGGATGAGCCTACAAAGGCAATTGACGGAATATATAAGGAAAGCCTTGGCAGGTTAATGATGGATTTGAAAAATCGGGGCAAGACAATTGTTATGGTAAGTCATGATTTGGATTTTTGTGGACAATATGCTGACAGATGTGGATTGTTTGCCCAGGGAAACCTTATTGGTGTTAATAACGTTAGAAAATTTTTTACAAAAAACAAATTTTATACCACATCGGTTAATAAAATGGCAGGAAGAAGTATAGAAAATGCAGTCAACAAGGAGGATGTAGTATGCTTTTTAAAGGCAGAGAATATTATTTAG
- a CDS encoding energy-coupling factor transporter transmembrane component T encodes MFYLFTGNPVTLESIVYGFATAGIICAMIMWFGSFNIIITTDKILAVLGKTMPVIATLLTMILRFIPKMTEHGKDTLEANQALNGVKRQDKGKTIKAKIKNLKDKFKEEAKIFSIITTWSLENSVDTADSMRARGYGTGKRTSYNNYRFTVRDGIILLWSIVLTIATIVALHNEIIITYYYPTIRIKNDVMAYVIFGLLCLTPVLINIWETLRWNRLKSKI; translated from the coding sequence TTGTTCTATTTATTTACGGGAAATCCGGTTACATTAGAGTCAATAGTATATGGGTTTGCAACAGCAGGAATAATATGTGCAATGATTATGTGGTTTGGGAGCTTTAACATAATCATAACAACAGATAAAATATTGGCAGTTCTTGGGAAGACAATGCCTGTAATAGCAACTTTGTTGACTATGATTTTAAGGTTTATTCCTAAGATGACAGAGCATGGAAAAGATACTTTGGAAGCCAATCAGGCATTAAATGGAGTTAAAAGGCAGGATAAAGGCAAAACAATAAAAGCAAAAATAAAAAATCTTAAAGACAAGTTTAAGGAAGAAGCAAAGATTTTTTCAATTATAACAACATGGTCTTTGGAAAACTCAGTGGATACGGCAGATTCAATGAGGGCAAGAGGATACGGAACAGGAAAAAGGACAAGCTACAACAATTATAGGTTTACGGTAAGAGATGGAATTATTTTATTGTGGAGCATAGTGCTGACGATAGCAACAATTGTGGCATTGCATAATGAAATAATAATAACTTATTATTATCCGACAATAAGGATTAAGAATGATGTAATGGCATATGTAATTTTTGGACTATTATGTTTAACACCTGTTTTGATAAATATTTGGGAGACATTAAGATGGAACAGATTAAAATCAAAGATTTAA
- a CDS encoding cation:proton antiporter, translating to MEEYGYLWQLALILMSTKFLGLLTKRYKMPQVVGALLAGLLLGPAVLGNLLSGVVIGGHHLENLALHQTDFIEHLSEIGVIVLMFCAGLETDINELKKCGKASFIIAVLGVIAPLIGGGAFTYWFLEEGWIEASPDSSLFIQAVFVGVVLTATSVSITVETLQEMGKLKTASGNAILGAAIIDDILGIIVLTIVTSLGGGKATAGDSAPLWLVLLKIALFFVFVAIFGYIVYKFFKWWRQRDGKGMHRHAIMAFVICLLMSFAAEYFFGVADITGAFFAGVIISMTQEDQFIASKFDVIGYMFLSPIFFASIGLKVDGDAVMSMGWTVAVFAVLLTVIAVVTKIIGCGLGAKVCGYKNYQCIRIGVGMISRGEVALIVANKGIEAGLMSSAVVAPVIIVVIVTTIVTPIVLKPVFMSGNKTASDVPTTSKLVENYEQREKIGKTNR from the coding sequence ATGGAAGAGTACGGATATTTGTGGCAATTAGCACTTATTCTAATGAGTACTAAATTTCTAGGCTTACTTACTAAAAGATACAAAATGCCACAGGTAGTAGGTGCCTTACTTGCAGGACTTTTACTTGGACCTGCAGTATTAGGAAATTTGTTATCAGGTGTAGTTATTGGAGGACATCATTTAGAAAATTTGGCTTTACACCAGACAGATTTTATTGAACATTTGTCTGAAATTGGTGTTATCGTTCTTATGTTTTGTGCCGGTCTTGAAACAGACATTAACGAACTTAAAAAATGTGGAAAAGCATCATTTATTATTGCAGTGTTAGGTGTTATTGCACCACTTATAGGTGGTGGAGCATTTACATATTGGTTCTTAGAAGAAGGTTGGATTGAGGCAAGCCCTGATAGTTCATTATTTATTCAGGCAGTGTTTGTAGGTGTAGTTTTAACTGCAACATCAGTTAGTATCACAGTTGAGACATTGCAGGAAATGGGAAAACTGAAAACAGCATCAGGAAATGCCATTCTTGGAGCAGCCATTATTGATGATATTTTAGGTATTATCGTTCTTACAATTGTAACAAGTCTTGGTGGTGGAAAGGCTACAGCAGGTGATTCAGCACCATTATGGTTAGTATTATTAAAGATAGCATTGTTCTTTGTATTTGTTGCTATTTTTGGATATATTGTTTATAAGTTCTTCAAATGGTGGAGACAGAGAGACGGAAAAGGAATGCACAGACACGCAATTATGGCATTTGTTATTTGTTTATTAATGTCATTTGCAGCAGAGTATTTCTTTGGTGTAGCAGATATTACAGGTGCATTCTTCGCAGGTGTAATTATTTCAATGACACAGGAAGACCAATTTATTGCATCTAAGTTTGATGTAATTGGTTATATGTTCTTAAGCCCTATTTTCTTTGCAAGCATTGGTCTTAAGGTGGACGGTGATGCAGTTATGTCTATGGGATGGACAGTTGCAGTATTTGCAGTATTGTTAACTGTTATTGCTGTTGTAACAAAGATTATCGGTTGTGGACTTGGTGCAAAGGTTTGTGGTTATAAGAATTATCAATGTATAAGAATTGGTGTAGGTATGATTTCAAGAGGTGAAGTTGCCTTAATCGTTGCAAACAAGGGTATTGAAGCCGGACTTATGAGTTCAGCAGTTGTTGCACCGGTTATTATTGTTGTTATTGTTACAACAATTGTAACGCCTATCGTATTGAAACCTGTATTTATGAGTGGAAATAAGACAGCATCTGATGTTCCTACAACAAGTAAGTTAGTAGAAAATTACGAGCAGAGAGAAAAAATCGGAAAAACAAATAGATAA
- a CDS encoding spore maturation protein, which yields MSIIVTVSSMIIPAIMLFIVGYGMIKKKNVYDDFVNGAKDGFTTVIKVMPTLIGLMVAVGVLRESGFMTDLGNVLGKFTDPIGFPGQLMPVTIVKIFSSSAATGMVLDIFKEYGPDSYIGNVVSLMMSSTETVFYTMSVYFMAAKVTKTRWTLSGALISTLTGTVASVILAGLL from the coding sequence ATGTCGATAATAGTAACAGTATCTTCAATGATTATTCCTGCAATAATGCTGTTTATTGTGGGTTATGGCATGATAAAAAAGAAAAATGTTTATGATGATTTCGTAAATGGTGCAAAGGACGGTTTTACAACGGTAATAAAAGTTATGCCAACGCTAATAGGACTTATGGTGGCAGTGGGAGTTTTGAGAGAATCAGGTTTTATGACGGATTTAGGCAATGTGCTTGGAAAGTTTACTGATCCCATAGGATTTCCGGGGCAGTTAATGCCGGTAACCATAGTAAAAATATTCTCATCCTCAGCGGCAACCGGAATGGTTCTTGATATATTTAAGGAGTATGGACCTGATTCGTACATAGGAAACGTAGTATCTTTAATGATGAGTAGTACTGAAACTGTATTTTATACTATGTCAGTATATTTTATGGCGGCAAAAGTGACGAAAACAAGATGGACTTTATCAGGAGCATTAATTTCAACGTTAACAGGTACAGTTGCAAGTGTAATATTAGCAGGATTGTTGTAG